Proteins co-encoded in one Capnocytophaga ochracea DSM 7271 genomic window:
- a CDS encoding ABC transporter ATP-binding protein: protein MKKAIIDIRDMKREFKMGNEIVHALKGINLTIHEGEFVTIMGPSGSGKSTLLNILGCLDRPSSGDYILDGISVKDMSKNELATVRNTKIGFIFQSYNLLARTSAIENVELPLMYNSKISAKERRERAIEALISVGLESRLNHLPSELSGGQQQRVAIARSLVNHPVILLADEATGNLDTKTSYEVMELFQRLNDQGSTIGFVTHENDIALFSKRTVVLKDGHIISDKEVTNRLNAKEELAQLRMTSDE, encoded by the coding sequence ATGAAAAAAGCAATCATCGACATACGCGATATGAAACGCGAGTTTAAGATGGGTAACGAAATCGTTCACGCCCTGAAAGGCATCAATCTCACCATTCACGAGGGGGAGTTCGTAACCATTATGGGACCGAGTGGGTCGGGTAAATCAACCTTATTGAACATATTAGGTTGTTTAGACCGTCCGTCGTCAGGCGATTACATTTTGGACGGCATCTCGGTGAAAGATATGAGCAAGAACGAACTCGCAACAGTACGCAACACCAAGATAGGCTTTATCTTTCAGTCGTACAATCTTTTGGCGCGTACCTCAGCTATCGAGAATGTAGAGCTCCCTTTGATGTACAACTCTAAAATCTCGGCTAAAGAACGTCGCGAGCGCGCTATTGAAGCTCTCATCAGCGTAGGTTTGGAAAGCCGATTGAACCACTTGCCCAGTGAACTCTCGGGCGGACAGCAACAACGGGTAGCCATTGCGCGTTCCCTTGTAAATCACCCGGTGATACTCCTTGCCGATGAGGCTACCGGTAACCTTGACACTAAAACTTCCTACGAAGTAATGGAGCTTTTCCAACGCCTTAACGACCAAGGTAGTACGATAGGGTTTGTAACCCACGAGAACGATATAGCCCTTTTCAGCAAGCGCACTGTTGTACTCAAAGACGGACATATCATCAGTGATAAGGAAGTAACCAATAGACTGAATGCAAAGGAAGAATTGGCACAATTACGAATGACAAGTGATGAATGA
- a CDS encoding TetR/AcrR family transcriptional regulator — protein MPKSTTITQEVIIGTAFEMVRKEGFAVLSARNIAKQIGCSTQPIYWCYKNMDDLKAEICKKALPFLQSVVLSYSKTGNTLLDLGLGYVWMAHTEPALFKAFYMDNVTNVKLTDIFPESERVVEIMKNSEEYQNLPDEELKNDIAKGWMLAHGIASLVAVGMLVYDEDKILEILK, from the coding sequence ATGCCGAAATCAACAACAATAACGCAAGAAGTAATTATAGGAACCGCTTTTGAAATGGTGCGAAAAGAAGGCTTTGCAGTCCTTTCAGCCCGAAATATTGCTAAGCAAATAGGTTGCTCCACTCAGCCCATCTATTGGTGCTATAAAAATATGGATGACCTTAAAGCCGAAATCTGCAAAAAAGCACTGCCCTTCCTGCAAAGTGTAGTGCTCAGTTACTCAAAAACAGGCAATACTCTTTTGGATTTAGGACTTGGATACGTATGGATGGCACACACCGAACCCGCCTTATTCAAGGCTTTTTATATGGATAATGTTACCAATGTAAAACTTACTGACATTTTTCCGGAAAGTGAGCGAGTGGTTGAAATAATGAAAAATAGCGAGGAATACCAAAACCTACCTGATGAAGAGCTGAAAAATGATATTGCTAAAGGTTGGATGTTGGCACACGGTATCGCTTCATTGGTGGCAGTGGGTATGCTTGTTTACGACGAAGATAAAATTTTAGAAATTTTAAAATAA
- a CDS encoding CPBP family glutamic-type intramembrane protease has product MRTNKKTLRNVILFSLVAISCGWIGIGVNQLLGEPSNLESLGSGIFIVTPIVCMILLRLFGGDGWKDFPLKPRFKQNTRWYIFAIAVYPVVVGITMFVGKLLGWVDASKFSVAAYLPVFATAFLPIFIKNILEETAFRGYLTVKMEQLVKNEWLIYLVVAFVCQIWHLPYNLIFLDDAYMATFFPYSKELFVLVSFVVIAVWTIMYTEIFFLSRSLLLVILMHSMKDALNPLISEGFTIISADKTLLVSPLFGLIPTLMYLAIGLYLRRIRKSKERLHS; this is encoded by the coding sequence ATGAGAACCAATAAAAAAACACTACGGAATGTAATCCTATTTAGCTTGGTAGCTATCTCTTGCGGATGGATAGGCATTGGGGTAAACCAATTACTTGGTGAGCCTTCTAATTTAGAGTCTTTGGGATCAGGGATTTTTATTGTTACTCCTATTGTGTGTATGATTTTGCTTCGCCTTTTCGGTGGCGATGGTTGGAAAGATTTCCCTTTAAAACCTCGTTTCAAGCAAAACACTCGCTGGTATATCTTTGCTATTGCAGTCTATCCCGTGGTTGTTGGTATAACAATGTTTGTTGGCAAGCTATTAGGTTGGGTAGATGCGAGTAAGTTTAGTGTTGCTGCCTATCTCCCTGTTTTTGCTACTGCTTTCTTACCCATTTTTATCAAAAATATCTTAGAAGAGACGGCTTTTCGGGGGTATCTCACCGTAAAAATGGAACAACTCGTCAAAAATGAATGGTTGATTTATTTAGTGGTGGCATTTGTCTGCCAAATATGGCATCTGCCATACAACCTCATATTCTTAGACGATGCTTATATGGCAACCTTTTTTCCTTATAGCAAAGAGCTATTTGTTTTAGTGAGCTTTGTGGTTATTGCTGTTTGGACAATAATGTACACTGAGATTTTCTTTCTCTCGCGCTCGCTCTTATTGGTAATTTTGATGCACTCAATGAAAGACGCTCTTAATCCTCTCATTTCAGAAGGATTTACTATTATTTCAGCCGATAAAACACTTTTAGTATCTCCTCTTTTTGGTCTCATCCCAACATTGATGTACTTAGCTATAGGCTTGTATTTAAGAAGAATACGCAAAAGTAAAGAACGCCTTCATTCATAA
- a CDS encoding alpha/beta hydrolase encodes MNKNTKTPVNAASWDKIFPKSDKVEHKKVSFKNRYGITLIGDLYFPKNSEDKKLAALAVCGGFGAVKEQASGFYAQTMAERGFVTLAFDPSYTGESGGKPRNVASPDINTEDFSAAVDCLGIQPFVDREKIGIIGICGWGGFALNATAIDTRIKAVATMVMYDMSRVFSKGYFDANTPEMRLEMKRSLNAIRWKDAETGTPSPGYPMPHAPSDKVPQFLNDYIEFYKTPRGFHERSVSNHVWTATTLLSFMNFPLLAYANEIEVPTLMIAGENAHSRYMSEDAYKLIGSEKKELLIVPNARHTDFYDNQAGVIPFDKLEAFFSEHLQ; translated from the coding sequence ATGAACAAAAACACTAAAACCCCTGTAAATGCTGCTTCTTGGGATAAGATTTTCCCCAAAAGCGATAAAGTTGAACACAAAAAAGTGTCATTCAAAAACCGCTATGGTATCACCCTTATTGGTGACTTGTACTTCCCAAAAAACAGCGAAGATAAGAAGCTCGCTGCCCTCGCTGTTTGTGGCGGATTTGGAGCAGTAAAAGAACAAGCCTCAGGATTTTACGCCCAAACAATGGCTGAAAGAGGCTTTGTAACCTTAGCTTTCGACCCTTCCTATACCGGCGAAAGTGGTGGGAAACCTCGCAATGTAGCATCGCCCGACATCAATACCGAAGACTTTTCTGCAGCAGTAGATTGCTTAGGAATCCAACCTTTTGTTGATAGAGAAAAAATAGGAATCATAGGCATCTGTGGTTGGGGAGGCTTTGCCCTGAATGCTACCGCTATCGATACACGTATCAAGGCAGTGGCTACTATGGTAATGTACGATATGTCACGCGTGTTTAGCAAAGGCTATTTTGATGCCAATACACCCGAAATGCGTTTAGAAATGAAGCGTTCGCTCAATGCCATCCGTTGGAAAGATGCCGAAACAGGAACTCCCTCCCCAGGTTACCCTATGCCCCATGCCCCTTCAGATAAAGTACCTCAATTCTTAAATGATTATATTGAGTTTTACAAAACACCACGAGGTTTCCACGAGCGTTCAGTTTCCAATCACGTTTGGACAGCCACTACGCTGCTTTCATTTATGAATTTCCCTTTGTTAGCCTATGCTAATGAAATTGAGGTACCAACCCTTATGATTGCCGGAGAAAATGCCCATTCTCGCTATATGAGCGAAGATGCCTACAAGTTAATCGGAAGCGAGAAAAAAGAACTGCTAATTGTTCCTAATGCACGTCACACCGATTTTTACGACAATCAAGCTGGAGTAATTCCTTTTGATAAATTGGAGGCGTTTTTTAGTGAGCATCTTCAATAA
- a CDS encoding ABC transporter permease, protein MNIQNLFKIAWRALLLNKTRAMLTMLGIIIGVGSVITMLAIGEGSKKSIKENISKMGTNMLNIRPGAGMMGGVRMSMSDMQSLKMTDYEALKKEGTLLKYVSPVVSGNGQSIAGGNNWPTSIYGVNTEYLPIREWSVAEGSMFGEDEITNFSKVAVIGQTVAKNLFTNGENPIGQTIRFKNIPFKVIGILTKKGESNFGQDQDDVIIAPYTTVQKRILAQTFLQSIVASVLNESQSENAVNQVKKILERTHNLSATQENDFNVFSQQELISTFSSTSEMLTVLLVAIASISLIVGGIGIMNIMYVSVKERTKEIGLRMAIGAKGKDILAQFLIESVLISITGGVLGVIIGLLATVGVSLFIGWPVSITLYSIVISFLVCTITGVFFGWYPARKAAELEPISALRYE, encoded by the coding sequence ATGAACATACAAAATCTTTTTAAAATAGCGTGGCGTGCCCTTTTGCTGAACAAAACAAGGGCGATGCTTACAATGCTGGGCATCATCATTGGGGTGGGCTCAGTGATAACAATGCTTGCCATTGGCGAGGGTTCTAAAAAGAGTATCAAAGAGAATATCTCTAAAATGGGTACCAATATGCTCAATATCCGTCCGGGTGCCGGTATGATGGGCGGGGTGCGTATGAGTATGAGCGATATGCAATCGCTGAAAATGACGGATTACGAAGCCCTTAAAAAAGAAGGTACCCTACTGAAATATGTATCCCCGGTAGTGAGTGGCAACGGACAAAGTATAGCGGGCGGCAACAACTGGCCTACCTCTATCTACGGCGTGAATACCGAATACTTGCCTATACGCGAATGGAGTGTGGCTGAAGGGAGTATGTTTGGTGAAGATGAGATTACTAATTTTTCTAAGGTAGCCGTGATAGGGCAAACAGTGGCTAAGAACCTCTTTACTAATGGCGAAAACCCTATTGGGCAAACCATACGCTTTAAGAATATCCCTTTTAAAGTGATTGGTATCCTTACGAAAAAAGGTGAAAGCAACTTTGGTCAAGACCAAGACGATGTGATTATCGCCCCTTATACTACGGTACAAAAGCGTATTTTGGCGCAAACATTCTTGCAGAGTATTGTGGCTTCGGTGCTCAATGAAAGTCAGTCGGAGAATGCGGTAAACCAAGTTAAGAAGATTTTGGAGCGCACGCATAACCTTTCGGCTACACAAGAAAATGATTTCAATGTGTTTTCGCAACAAGAGCTCATCAGTACGTTTAGCTCTACCAGCGAGATGCTTACCGTGTTGTTGGTAGCTATTGCCAGCATTTCGCTCATCGTAGGGGGAATAGGCATTATGAACATTATGTACGTATCAGTAAAAGAGCGCACTAAGGAAATAGGCTTGCGTATGGCTATTGGGGCTAAGGGCAAGGATATTTTGGCACAATTCCTTATCGAGTCGGTGCTTATTAGCATCACTGGGGGGGTATTAGGGGTAATTATTGGTTTATTAGCAACGGTAGGCGTATCGCTGTTTATAGGTTGGCCAGTGAGTATCACCTTGTATTCTATTGTAATATCCTTCTTAGTATGTACTATTACAGGGGTGTTCTTCGGTTGGTACCCTGCTCGCAAAGCAGCCGAGTTAGAACCTATTAGTGCTCTCAGATACGAATAG